The Agarilytica rhodophyticola genome has a window encoding:
- a CDS encoding zeta toxin family protein, protein MNKRPRLILIAGPNGSGKSTLTRMMKSQGMDFGIYVNPDDIAETLTGSDLQNAFKAQKMAEEQRFDLL, encoded by the coding sequence ATGAACAAGAGACCGAGACTTATTCTTATTGCAGGACCTAACGGGTCGGGGAAGTCAACTTTAACCCGTATGATGAAAAGCCAGGGTATGGACTTTGGTATATATGTTAATCCCGATGATATAGCAGAAACTCTTACGGGTAGCGACCTACAAAATGCTTTTAAAGCGCAGAAGATGGCAGAAGAACAACGCTTCGATTTACTTTAA
- a CDS encoding DUF4062 domain-containing protein yields the protein MEKRYQVFISSTYADLKDERQHVLKTLMEMDCIPAGMEMFPAADEEQWEFIKKIIDDCDYYLLIIGGRYGSLSEEGISYTEKEFNYAIEKDLKVMAFIHDSPDDIPLGKSE from the coding sequence ATGGAAAAAAGATATCAAGTATTTATAAGTTCTACTTATGCCGATTTAAAGGATGAAAGACAGCATGTACTTAAGACTCTCATGGAAATGGATTGTATTCCCGCAGGAATGGAAATGTTCCCCGCAGCAGACGAAGAGCAATGGGAATTTATTAAAAAAATAATAGACGACTGTGATTATTACTTACTTATTATAGGTGGCCGTTACGGTTCTTTATCTGAAGAAGGAATAAGCTATACAGAAAAGGAATTTAACTATGCAATCGAAAAAGATTTAAAAGTCATGGCTTTTATTCACGACTCTCCAGATGATATCCCGCTCGGGAAGTCTGAATAA
- a CDS encoding ogr/Delta-like zinc finger family protein, giving the protein MIAKHNKISNEVCDLYYSCSDPECGHTFVSTLSFKHTLSPSRSDSKSLALSILKGLPECERNLS; this is encoded by the coding sequence GTGATTGCAAAACATAATAAAATCAGCAATGAAGTGTGTGACTTATATTACAGTTGCTCAGACCCAGAGTGTGGCCATACGTTTGTGTCGACCTTGTCTTTTAAACATACTCTATCACCGTCCCGTAGTGACTCTAAATCACTGGCGCTATCTATATTAAAAGGGCTACCGGAATGCGAGCGCAATCTTTCTTAA
- a CDS encoding methylglyoxal synthase, translating to MHTKLAKLNRKKNIALVAHDNMKMTLCKWAAKHREVLQNHQLLATGTTGLKLEQHLNIAIDKLISGPLGGDQQIGAKISTGTIDVLIFFWDPFEPMPHDPDVKALLRIANVWNIPVANNEATADYLISSHLMDQDYERQIPDYQRYLAERS from the coding sequence TTGCATACTAAGCTCGCGAAATTAAACCGTAAGAAAAATATCGCACTTGTCGCTCATGACAATATGAAGATGACGCTTTGCAAATGGGCTGCAAAGCATCGAGAAGTGCTGCAGAACCATCAGCTGCTCGCTACCGGCACAACCGGTTTAAAACTTGAACAGCACTTAAATATAGCCATCGACAAGCTTATCAGTGGCCCTTTGGGCGGTGACCAACAAATAGGTGCCAAAATTTCAACAGGCACCATAGATGTGCTTATTTTCTTCTGGGACCCCTTCGAGCCCATGCCTCACGACCCCGATGTAAAGGCACTGTTGAGAATTGCCAATGTTTGGAATATCCCCGTCGCCAACAACGAGGCCACAGCCGACTATCTTATATCCTCACATTTAATGGATCAGGACTATGAGCGTCAGATACCAGACTATCAGCGCTACTTGGCGGAGCGGAGCTAG
- a CDS encoding LacI family DNA-binding transcriptional regulator translates to MKSNKPTSFDIAYRAGVSQPTVSRALRNSPLVNKETRERVQAIARELNYKVDINARKLRSKESKTFALLFSEDPGSTDTAISPFFLSILANITRSSARRGYDLLISFQHYSDNWGADYEDTHKADGIIFLGYGDYLTYIKKIAQLDEMGAHFVAWGPVMANQPGHFIGCDNIDGGYQATKHLISLGHSKIAFLGTTGDSSPEMASRYQGYTKALLEANIVVEPSLQSDANANDRDGSEGMEALLQARDDFTAVFCASDVIAMNAIRALSKYGKRVPEDIAVIGFDDIPMSSFCSPPLTTVKQDTQLAGEMLVEKLINLIEGKEINSVQLPTKLIVRESCGALHKAQLSDK, encoded by the coding sequence ATGAAATCAAATAAACCCACATCTTTTGATATTGCTTATCGCGCAGGGGTATCGCAGCCCACTGTTTCGCGGGCTTTGCGAAATAGCCCACTAGTTAATAAAGAGACACGTGAGCGTGTACAGGCGATTGCTCGGGAGCTCAATTATAAAGTCGATATCAACGCTAGAAAGTTACGGTCGAAAGAATCCAAGACCTTTGCTCTGCTTTTCAGCGAAGACCCTGGCTCTACGGATACTGCGATCAGTCCATTTTTTCTCTCAATTCTGGCTAATATTACTCGTTCATCTGCGCGACGAGGCTACGACTTACTCATCTCCTTTCAGCATTACAGCGATAATTGGGGAGCAGATTATGAAGATACACACAAAGCCGATGGTATCATCTTCCTCGGTTATGGCGATTACTTAACCTATATTAAGAAGATTGCACAGCTGGACGAAATGGGGGCACATTTTGTAGCCTGGGGACCGGTTATGGCTAATCAGCCGGGGCATTTTATTGGCTGTGACAATATAGACGGTGGCTATCAAGCAACCAAGCATCTTATTAGTCTAGGCCATAGTAAAATAGCGTTTTTAGGCACTACGGGAGATTCTAGTCCAGAGATGGCTTCTCGCTACCAGGGCTATACCAAAGCACTCCTTGAAGCCAATATTGTAGTTGAGCCTTCGTTGCAGTCTGATGCTAACGCTAATGATAGAGATGGCTCTGAGGGAATGGAGGCTTTATTACAAGCCAGAGATGATTTTACGGCTGTTTTTTGTGCATCTGATGTTATCGCCATGAATGCAATACGTGCATTATCTAAGTATGGAAAACGAGTGCCTGAAGATATTGCAGTTATCGGTTTTGATGATATTCCCATGTCCTCTTTTTGTTCACCGCCTCTCACTACCGTGAAACAAGATACACAGCTCGCAGGGGAGATGTTGGTAGAAAAGCTCATTAACTTAATTGAAGGCAAAGAAATTAATTCTGTACAGCTGCCAACAAAATTGATTGTGCGAGAGTCCTGCGGAGCACTACACAAAGCACAGCTTTCTGATAAGTAA
- a CDS encoding sugar kinase — MKDKVAILGECMLELSQSSSVIEQMSKPMLLSYGGDTLNTAVYLARLGIEVEYITALGDDSMSEWMINCWRSEGVGCASVARYANSSPGLYMIETDDTGERSFLYWRDNSPVRRLLDSDTKAQDLQNTLSNYQIFYLSGISLALYDDSSRARLFNVIKRYRSDGGSVIFDGNYRPRLWPDINLAKKAYERMYQLTDIALPTVEDEKMLFNDSNYEDIKSRLISCGVKEIVLKMGAEGCVVSNGAEDITVATTPVKVIDSTSAGDSFNAAYLAAKINGADYYHCASSGNALAALVIQHRGAIIPKELMPDV; from the coding sequence ATGAAAGATAAGGTTGCGATATTAGGCGAATGCATGCTCGAATTAAGTCAAAGTTCGAGTGTTATTGAGCAAATGTCGAAACCAATGCTACTTTCATATGGCGGAGATACACTTAATACAGCTGTGTATCTCGCCAGGTTAGGGATAGAGGTAGAGTATATAACTGCGCTAGGCGACGATTCTATGAGCGAATGGATGATCAATTGCTGGCGAAGTGAAGGCGTGGGCTGTGCCTCTGTGGCTCGTTATGCAAATAGTTCTCCCGGCTTGTATATGATAGAAACGGACGATACTGGAGAAAGGTCATTTTTATACTGGCGAGACAATTCTCCAGTACGCCGCTTACTGGATAGTGATACGAAAGCACAAGACTTACAAAATACTTTGTCGAATTATCAAATTTTTTATTTGTCAGGTATAAGCTTAGCGTTATATGACGATTCATCTCGTGCACGACTTTTTAATGTTATTAAGCGGTATCGTAGTGATGGTGGAAGCGTTATTTTCGATGGTAACTACAGGCCTCGTTTGTGGCCTGATATAAATCTCGCAAAAAAAGCTTACGAGCGCATGTATCAGCTTACGGATATTGCTTTGCCTACTGTTGAGGATGAAAAAATGCTGTTTAACGACAGCAACTATGAGGATATTAAATCTCGTTTGATATCTTGCGGTGTTAAAGAGATCGTTTTAAAAATGGGCGCCGAAGGTTGTGTGGTTAGTAATGGTGCCGAGGATATTACCGTTGCTACCACTCCGGTAAAAGTTATCGATAGTACTTCTGCGGGTGATTCATTTAATGCGGCTTATCTTGCCGCAAAAATTAATGGTGCAGACTATTATCATTGTGCCAGTTCAGGGAACGCTCTGGCGGCCTTAGTTATTCAGCATCGCGGAGCAATAATTCCCAAGGAGCTTATGCCCGACGTTTAG